AGGGAAGGTCTGATTTATTCTTCCCGCGGGATGTGCTAAAGGACACGCAGTCCTGATGAGGAGGCGCATCTATGCAGCAATCGACGTTTGCCGAGGTCACGTTTGAGCAATATCGCAAGCCCACCCGCCGTGAGCAGTTCCTCGACGAGATGAATCGCGTGGTGCCATGGGCGGAATTAGTGGCCGTGATCGAGCCGGTTTATCCCAAGGCCGATGGGCCGGGGCGTCCACCGGTCGGGATCGAACGCATGCTGCGCCTCCATTGCCTGCAACAGTGGTTTAACCTGTCGGACCCAGCTGTGGAAGAAGCGCTGTATGACTCACGGGCCATGCGACAGTTCGTCGGGATTGATCTGGGCCGTGAGCCCGTACCCGATGAGACGACGATCTGCAAGTTTCGCCACCTCCTGGAAGCCCACCAGTTGGGTGAGCAGCTCTTTGCACAGATCGGTGCGTATCTGACGAAGCAAGGGCTCCAGGTGAGCCGCGGCACCATCGTCGATGCGACCATCATCAGTGCGCCCAGTTCGACGAAGAACCGGACAAAGGAGCGGGATCCCGAGATGCATCAGACCAAGAAGGGCAATCAGTGGTATTTCGGTATGAAGGCCCATATCGGCGTGGACAGCCAGACGAAACTGATTCATTCGGTCGCGGCGACCGCTGCCAATGTGCATGACAGTCAGATGTTACCGGAGTTGCTGCATGGCCAGGAGACTCGGGTGTGGGGCGATGCCGCCTACAGTGGGCAACGCGAGGTGATCCGGCAGCATGCGCCTAAGGCCAAGAGTTTCATCCAGGCGAAAGCATACCGCTATCGACCGCTGAGTGAGGAGGAGCGGGCCAGGAACCGGACGAAATAGAAAGTGCGGGCCAAAGTGGAGCATACGTTCTTGGTGATCAAGCGCATCTTCGGCTGGGCCAAAGTCCGCTATCGCGGGTTGGCGAAGAATACCCATTGGCTGCATATCAGCTGCGGGTTGGCGAATCTGTACGTAGCGCGACGGCGGCTCATGGCGGGGACGTAGAAGACGTGTGTCCGGAGGCGGACAGCGGGCCATCGGACGGTGGGTGCGCCCGATAAAAAGGCTTCCGAGCCAGCGGATGCCCACCGAATTCACCCTGGTGATCACCCCAGAAACAGATTGCCGAGTGGAAACGTGAATTAATCAGATCTTCCCTAGGCCGATTGTCCTCGTGGTTGAGGACAACCCGGTGAATCAAAAGGTCGCGGCCAATATGATTGAAAAACTCGGATATCGTGTCAACGTGGCGGCCAACGGACGAGAAGCGGTCGAGTCGCTCGCGCGGATTCCGTATGCCCTGGTGTTCATGGATTGCCAGATGCCGGAAATGGATGGGTTTGAAGCGACAAAAATGATCAGGAATCAGGAGGCGAGCCTCCAGCAGGCCGGTGGGGAGCTGCCGCACCTGCCGATCATTGCGATGACCGCCAATGCGATGAAGGAAGATCGCGATCGATGTCTAGAGGTCGGGATGGATGGCTTTCTCAGCAAGCCGGTGGCGAGCAAATCTCTCGAAGCGGTCCTGAGCTACTGGCTGCCCCTCGATCAAGTTCCCACCAAGACAGAAACAAAAGCCGCGTAATCGAGGGAATAGCGGTGACGGTCCCTCTCCCGTTCTCGACCTATATGCCCGTCTCCATGCGAATCTGCGATGGTGGGCTCGTTCCTCGGATCTTCGATGTTTGCACGAATACGCCTCAGGCCCTTTAGGCTCCGCGCGCCGTCTCCCATCTTCCAAACTAACAGCCTGAAGTCGTACAATTCGCTGTCTTCAATTAAGTTGATGCGCATTGATGGCGCATCGTAATAGACAGGCACCGCTGAATAGCGGCCGGGGGCTCTGAGTGGCTTGCCGGATGCGGTTGCTCCGCGCGCTTTCCCCATTGACGCACTATGAAGCCACGTGTCATCGTCACCGGGGCGGCAGGGCTGATCGGGCAGTACTTCGTGAAGTCCGCTGCTCGATGGGTGCCGGGATGGGAGGTCTGTGGCCTCAGCCGCACCGACCTTGATCTCACGGATCATGCCGCCGCCGAACAGGTTTGGCGGCGTCTCAAGCCGAACGCGGTGATCCACTGCGCGGCGTTGAGTCGAACGGCAGAGTGCGAGCGCAATCCTCAGATAGCCCGTCGTATCAATGTGGACACCACGGCTTATCTGGCTCGACTCTCCCGGGACATTCCCTTTATTTTCTTGTCGAGCGGGGAAGTCTTCGACGGCAAGGCCGGTTGGTATCAAGAGACCGATGAACCCACTCCGATCAATATCTACGGCAAGACCAAGCTTGAAGCGGAACAGCGCGTGTTGGAGAATCCGGCTCACACGGCCGTCCGGATCGTCCTCACGGCGGGCGCCTCACAGCGCGGCGATCGAAGTTTCGTTGAAGAGATGTGTCGATCGGTGAGGGGTGGCAAGCAAGTGACACTCTATCGTGATGAATTCCGCTGCCCATTGCCGGCCGGGGTCATTGCCCGCTCGGTATGGGAGTTACTCGATCAAGAGGCTCCCGGTCTCTACCATCTGGGTGGACGAGAACGGCTGTCACGCTGGGAGATCGGACAGGCGCTGCTCCGTTGGTATCCGGAGCTTCAAGGCCATCTGGTAGAAGGATCCGCCGGAGAACATGCCGGTGCCCCCAGGCCCGCGGATCTTTCATTGAGCTGTGAGAAGATCCAGGCGCGCTTGTCGTTTCCCATTCCGGGGTTTCGCAGTTGGTTGAAGGATCGGAAGCACCAAGGCGTCGACATATGGGACTATGAACGCAGTCTGTTATAAAGGGTAGGGATGATGGAACCAGAAGACGGAATACTTGTATCGGATCCGTTGCAGCTTGTGGTGGTCACCTATGTCGTCATGGCGGTCGTCATGGGTTTCCTGTGGGCGGTGCAGCGAAAGACAAAAAATGCCGCGATCGCCGACGTCGCGTGGTGCGCGGGGCTGATCGCCTCGGTGTTCTCCTATATGACTCAGGCTCCCGCCGGGGTCGAGCGCATCCTCCTCACAGCGATGCTGGTCTTGCTCTATGCCGGCCGGCTGGGACTCCATATCTATTTCCAACGGGTGGATGGACAATCAGAGGACGCTCGCTATCGCCGCCTACGGAAAAAATGGGGTGATGCGGAGTCGGTGAATATGTTCGTGTATTTTCAATGGAAGGCGCTGTCCGTGGCGGCTTTTTCCCTTCCGTTTCTCGTGGTGCTCTGGAATCCACGGATTCCGTCTTCAGTGGTCGAGATGGTCGGATTGTTGATCTGGAGCGTCGCCGTGGCCGGTGAAGCCAAGGCAGACCGGCAACTTGCTCAGTTCCGCGCCGATCCGATGAATGAGGGACGCGTCCTCCGGGAGGGCCTGTGGCGGTACTCCCGCCACCCGAACTACTTCTTCGATTGGCTGCACTGGTGCTCTTACGTCGTGATGACCTTGGGCGCATCGGGCTGGGTGTTCACCTGGATTGGTCCGATCGGGATGGGCTGGTTGCTGTACAAGGTGACTGGTATTCCGCGGGCGGAAGAGCAAGCCCTTGTAAGCCGTGGAGAAGAGTATCGAGCCTATCAGGCGACGACCAATGCGTTTTTCCCATGGCATCCTCGACAAGGGCCGGAGACGTCCGTTCAGTCATGACGCCGTCAGACTGACCGTTGCCTGACAGGCTGCGGAAAAACTCATTCTGTCCTCTGTCGCCGCCATGGATATTGAAGTTTGAGGCGACGTTGAACAGCCAGGCAGGATACGCAAAAAATCTGCTGCTCTCACCAGCCCGACCCCGGCGCGCCCGCTTCGCGCCTGCGTCGACGCTCGGCGCGGCGAAGCCGAGGCGCCAAGACGCGCCTCTCCCCAGGCAGGACCGCTGAGCCTCATCGCATTATTTTCTGCTGTCGAGATCGGCAAGCCGCGCCCGAGCGATTTCAGCCACTTTGGTAGATGGATAGAGATTCACCAGCTCCTGGTAGAGCTGCTTGGCATGGGGGACATTCCCCTGGTTTTCTTCGAAAGCGGCCGTTTCAAACAGCTCGTTCGCCTTCTGATCGGAACAGCCGAGCAGCAGGAAACAGAGGGCACAGAGCACCAGTCGTGCGGATATCATGGTCATCCTTTCCAGGCGTCTCTCCGCCGTGACACCTTCGTGTTCGCGTGAGTCGATCCTGATCTGAGACAATCGATTCCGTAGCGTGGGGCGGAGATCCCTTCGCTTCGGCATTGTGGACAGCGGCTTGGTCGTGTCAATCTCGTGCGGTCGCGGAACATAAATCCACAATCCATACAGCCGGACGGTTCAAGAACAAACTGACGTGCGCGGTCCCGAGACACCGTTTTTACCACATGAACCAAGTGCTCCTCCACCTGTCGTTCCGGAATCCCGAGTATGCGAGCCAGTTGCTCCGCGGTCGTCCGAGTATCCGTTAAGAGATCGGTGAGGCGCTGACGCAGGGTCTGTTCGAGCGGTAACATGTTCGTATGGTAAGGACTGGGGCACGGAAAATCCAGATGGCCGGAGCAGGCCTTCCGTGAATCATCTTAAGTCTTGCGCACTTAACGGTTGCGCCGATGCCTCCATTCTGTCAAAATCCGTCCCCGCATCCATTACCGCATCACGATCATTCATTGGCCGGGCCTCTCCTTCGTCTTAGGACAATCGGTATCCGGCCAGTGTGTTATAGACCAGGAGGTTTGGGACAATGAAGTTCCTCGCAGTCCATCCAGGTCCGCTCATGTATACCAAGATCTATTTGCGTCTGGAGCCGCTCGGTCTGGAGATGGTGGCCCAGGCAGTCCGCCAAGCCGGGCATGAGGTTCGTCTCATCGACCTGCAGGCTGACACGTGGAAGGATTACCTCGCGCTCATCACCGCTTGGAAACCAGACGCGGTGGCATTCGGCTGCAACTATTTGGCGAACGTGCCGGAGATCGTTGACTTGGCCAAACTCACGAAGAAAGAGTTGCCGGATTGCTTCGTCTTCGTCGGGGGCCATAGCGCCTCATTTGTAGCCAAGGACTTTTTAGAGCACGGCAACGGCGCCATCGATTGCGTCCTCAAGGGCGAAGGGGAGGTGGCGGCTCCAAAGCTGCTCATGGCGGTCGAGGAGGATCGCAAGGCGATCACCAAAGTCCCAGGGGTGGTGACGCTTGACGGCGAAGGACCGCCGCCGCAATTCATCGAGAATCTGGACGACGTGCGTCCTGCCCGCGATCTCCTCCGTAACCGGCACAAGTACTTCATCGGAGTGCTGGATCCTTGCGCGTCGGTCGAGTTTGCGCGGGGCTGTCCCTGGGATTGTTCCTTCTGCAGCGCCTGGACCTTTTATGGGCGCAGCTATCGAATGGTCAGTCCGGAGAAAGCCGTCGAGGAGTTGGAGCAGGTTCAAGAGCCAGGCATCTTTCTGGTCGACGATGTCGCTTTCATCCAGGGCAAGCAGGGCATGGAGATCGGCGAAGCGGTGGCGCGTCGGGGGATCAAGAAACAGTATTATATGGAGACGCGCGGCGATGTCTTGCTGCGTAACAAGGAAGTGTTCCAATTTTGGAAGACGCTCGGACTGCAGTACATGTTCTTGGGCGTGGAGGCCATCGACGCGGAAGGCCTCAAGATGCATCGCAAACGCATCTCGTTGGGCCGAAACTTCGAGGCGCTCGAATTCGCTCGGTCCCTCGGGATCACCGTCGCCATCAATCTCATCGCCGATCCTGATTGGGACCGGCATCGATTTGAGGTCATCCGGCAGTGGTGCCTGGAGATTCCCGAGATCGTGAATATCAGCGTCAATACTCCGTATCCAGGCACCGAAAGCTGGCTCACGGAATCTCGTAAACTTCACACGCGAGACTACCGCCTCTTCGATATTCAGCATGCCGTGATGCCGACCAAGATGCCGCTGCATGAGTTTTACGCGGAACTGGTCAAGACTCAACAAGTCTTAAACAAGAAGCATCTGGGCTGGGCTGCGCTCAAGGGCACGGCCAAAATTGCGGCGGGACACTTGATGCGGGGACAGACCAACTTCATCAAGATGTTGTGGAAGTTCAACAGCGTCTACAATCCCGAGCTACAAATGGCGGATCACCGCCGTTCGGTGACGTATGAGATGACGATGCCGCCGGAGAAGAAAGACAAGATCGATCCAAAACAGTTGTTTATCTTGCCTCCGAAAGGCCGCCATAGTCGGGCGATCGACGATGCAACCGAGACGTTCGTCGATGAGACACGCATGGGCACGGTAGTCTGACACCCGTAGACGGAGCAGCGCGGGCGGATGGTGAACGGGTACCTTGAGACTGTAGGGTGTCAAGTCCACTCGGTCTGGTGCGAATACGAGATTGTCATCTCCAGTGAGGGCGCTCGATTACCCGCCCCCATCCGCTTTGGTCTCCGTCCGACGCCCAGAACCAGTGCTGGGCAATCCGCGATGAGTTTCATTGCGGCGGGGATCTACCTGACGTTGGCTCATCCGCCAGTCGCAAGGTCAACGTCGTCTCTTCCCGGCAGGTGCTCAGTCCTATCCCGCAGTTGACCGTCATGGTCTTTTTGGCAATCACGTCGGAGTCGCGTACTGGTGTCCAACCTCCGATCTCGTAGCCTTGCCGACCCGGAGTCCATTTGAATGTTCTGAAACGGGTGAGGTTGAAGGCTGAACTCCATCCCCCGCCTTCTGTCACGCCGTGGGCCTCACCGCCTTGGACACCTTGTGAGGCAAACAGCTCCTTTAATTTTTCAGGCGTATGGCCGCTCGAACAGTGGGTCTCCGCCACTTCGCCTGATCGCCCCGGAAGAATGGTCAAGTTCACGGCAAACGGCTCAGGGTCCAGTTTGATCGAGCCTCCGTTCACATGAAAGGTGGTCGTGCCGGTGCCCTGAATGCGGATTTCGCACTGAGCCGGCTGAGTCACTGTGCGAGTGGTGTACTGCATCACGCCCTCCCCCACCCAGCCACGATCCTCTGTCTGTTGGAGCGGGACGGTTGCCTGAACGTGGGCATCGAATCCATTTGAACTCATTTGCATGCCGTATTGCGGATTCACAAGATTCAACGGGCTTTGAACGATGTGCGACTTGAATTCCAGGACATAAGCAGCGGGGGTCAACTCCCATTCGCCGTCTTTCGTTTCAGCGGCGCCCGCGCGGGAGACCGCGCTCACTCGGAATCCACTGTGCTGAACCTTGGTCGCAGGCGCCTGGTAGCTGAAGGTCGCCGGCCTGTTGAGCTGGAACAAGTCCTCCCTCGGCGACACACGGCCGTTGCCTTCCCTGGGCCGTTCTTTTGCATCTTTGAACTTTGCGGGAACGGGCGCCTGTTCTTTTTTCGTCCGCAGCTCGGTCTTGACGGGCGTCGACGCGTTCGGCTCGAACTTCTTGGTCTTCGTGGGGGGATTGAAGACGATCTCCACGCAGGTGTTGGGCTTGTTCCATTCGATTTCAGCAGCCAGGTAGTTTTGACCTCCCCAAAGCATGACCGCCGCGATAGCATCGCTCACGAAACTGTTTTCTTGTGGAGCGGCACCGTCACTATCCCACCCGGCCGCTGAGACTGTAACATCGGTGGGGAACCCGGACCACAATTCCTCACGACTCGGAACGAATCGAAATTGACTACGCTGTCTTCTCAGTGAAGCCGGCACATCCGTGCCATTCCGCTCGGCGACCGTAGAAAGATCCCCTTCGATATATTGCACCTTGGCATCGTCACCCACCTGTCCCTTCAGCGTGGCTGACGCATGGAGGCCGATGTGAATCATTCGCGTGACGCCTGCCTCCACGACTGTTTGATCAAGCACCACGGCAAACTCGAAATCTCCTGGGACCACTCCATCGGGTGTCGGACACTTGAGCACCTTGCCGCCGAGGATGGTGACGATGCTTCTTCTATTCCCCGCCGTCTCCGGCCAGATCGATCGAGCCGTGGTTTTCCATCCAACCCAGCCCGGAGGCGCCTGTTGTCTCGATTCGCTCCTTGTCGGGGAGACTGCCGGCGCCTGCGCGAGTTGAAACGATCCCCGAGCCGGTCCCGTGGCCAACAGGAGGCGAGATGGGTGCATGGGCTCGCCGAGGCGGCTCTGGCGCACGGGCGTGGGCGCGGGACAATCGGCGACAGTCGGGCCGAGTTGTGCCTTGAAGCTCTCGAACAGCTGCTGATCCAAGGATTCCGCGCTCGACTCGGCTTGTGTACCGAGTGATTGCTTGAGCGACGGTCCTTCTTTCCCGGCAAACAGCTGTGCGCTGCCGAGGCCCTGGACAATTTTCGCCAAAGCTTCACAGGGGCTTTGGACGCTTTTGAATAATTGCAGCGACTCCGGGCTAACCGGCGCCTTCTTCCATTCGCCCTTTTCATTTGGTCCCGGTTCCAGCGGAGGGAACTGTATCGGCGGGAAGGTCTGTCCTGCCGGCTTCGCAACCGGCGCGGTTGGGGCGCTCGGGAGCGCAGGTGGTGTGGAATAGACTTTTTTCGGATCGTACTCAGGCGGGTTCGCCGAAGGCAGGTGTTTGTCTCCACCGCCACAACTGAGGGTCAACAGCGCGGCACTGAGAAGGACAATTGCGCGAGCTGACATTCGGAGTCTTCCTCGCAGAGACGGCCAATGGCGGGAATAACCGCCATGCTAGCCCAGGCGACTGGGTTCTTCAAGCAGGCCGAAGGGAAAACCTTCTATTTACTGACATGCAGGGTCGTTGCTATTGAAACCGACTCTTGCGTACAATCCGATCGGTTTTGTCGTGAGGTGTCGATGCGATATCTGGCACTGTCCCTTCTCTTCCTATTGCCGCTCACCGCGCACGCCGGCAACATCAAAGACACGGATCTCATTACCAGCAACAACTTCTTTCTCCCGCCGAGCACCCAGAAAACCATCTTCATTCAAGCTCGGAACTCATCCGATAACCAAGAAGTTTCGCTTCACGATTTGGGCGCCAGGCTGAGCGCCAAGGGGTATCAGATCGTGAATGATCCGGACGGCGCGCAATATGTCCTGCTGGCCAACATCGTCTATTGCAACATTACCAAGCCGGACATGCCGGTTGAAGCGATGGTGGCAAGCGGCTATGGATCCGCGTTCAACTCGGCGATCGGCGCCATGCAAGGCCTGACCAGCATGGCGAGCATGGCTGGACCCTACGGGGCGATGGGCGGCGCGGCGGCATCCATGGGGTTGAGCGCGATTCAAGGCATCGGCGATCTGTTTAGCTCGTCCCAGTCGGCTCCCACAATGCCGGACGACGTGAACTATGCCTGCGTCGCGGATGTCCAGATCACCGAGCAGAGGACCGGACGGCTGCCAAGCGGGATGAAGACAGGCACCGCGGAGGAGCCCGGTGTGTACCAGACCAGGTTGGCCGCCGATGTCCATCAAAAGAAATTGGATGAGGCTGAAGCGACGCCGTTGCTCCAACAGAAACTGAGCGCCGCCGTCGCTGGAAATTTTTGATGGCACACGTATCTGCTCGCTTCACGCTTCACGCTTCACATTTCACGAGGCCGCTCGCTCTATTTCTATTACTAGGCGGCCTCTTGAGCGGCTGTTCCAACGTCATCCGTTCCGGCCTCATGAACAGCAACACGATCTTCCTCGACCCCAATACCAACCGGAATGTTTATACGCAACTCAGGAACGCGTCTGAAAATCAACACGTCACGTTGAACGATGTCAATGCGAAGCTGAGCGCCAAGGGATATCAGCTGGTTCAAGATCCGGAGCAAGCCAACTACTGGATACAGGTCAAGGTGATCTATTGCCACAAGGCGGCCGATGGAGTGGCGCCGGAAGCCGTGGCCAAAGCCGGCCCTGGCGCGGGGATCAGCAGCGGCGGAACCGTGATGGCCTCGGCCGCTGATCCGATGAGCGGTGGGATGGCGGGAATGGCCGGCATGCCGGACATGAGCGCCATGATGCGGCAGGCCATGGCCATGAGCGGCGGGCGAGGGGGAATGGCCGGCTTTTCTGGCATGCAGCCACCGCCCAAGGAAGACGGCGTGACCTACCTGTGCGTGGCGGATGTTCAAATCACCGACAGGAAGATCGGCAAATCGATCGGTCGGCCGATCGGCGGTCAGTCGTCGGGCAATGAAAAGGTGCAACTGATGCGCATGGTCGGCCACGTGCGGCAAAAAAGTTTAGACATCCCCGAAGCCACGCCCATCGTGCAAGAGAAGATCGCCACCGGGATTGCAGGGCTGTTCTAGCTCCGTTCCGGATAAAGACCCGATAGATGATTTCGCAGCTACAAATCATTGATCGGCAATGGTTATGGCCTATTGTTCCTGAACCGTAATGGAGTGTTTTACAGACAGCAATGAGCAGATCCGGCTCTTATGCTAATCGGCCTAAACATAGTTGTGCGTCATAAATGACAAGCGTCGTTGTGTGGCCGAACTATGAAGTGCCAGGACACCCAGCTGTGTGGGTCACTAGCGATTCGCGTATCAGTCGCGCCGAGGGCGAGCCCCTGATTGAAGACGGCGCAAAACTTTTTGGATTGCCAGTTGTATGCCGCGGAGTCGGTGAGGACAAGTTCTTTTCGGATATCTACTTTGCACATTCCTTCGGGTACTGCTTCGCGGGCAGCACCTTAATGGGACAGAACGCCTATCTGGCGATCGCCCCGCTACTGACGACGCTAATATCTACCGAGCGGTACATTCCGTCGATGGACGATGTGGCGACCTTTGTCTTCAAATTCCTATGTAGAACGTTCGATGCATTCAAAGTTCGCGTCGCAGCCGGAGCACTCTTTGAAGCTTCTCTATTCGGCTGGTGTCACGTGAGACGATCTCTGCAGATTTGGCACTTTCATCCAAACGATTCGAGCGGCACCTGGGAGATGACCCGAAGCAATGTAAGGCAGCTACAAAGATCGCGTCGTGCCCTTGCTTTGCGATGCTATGGCCGAGGACAACGGCTTACAAAGGGCACCGCGCCGTGTTGTCCAGCAGCTAATCGCCGACAGTTCCTTTCCCTCGATAGGCGGCGACGAGCAGCTAGCAATAGCAAATGAGTATGGATTTCAAGCCTATACCCTTCTTCGGCCTGTCGAGCGTGGCAAACCGCAGGCATATCTCAGTTACTTGGGAATCGAGCTAACCGATGAAAACGCTTTAGTTGGACGAGCGAGGGTCGGCGGCCTCGGTATGACATGACGCACAACAACGCGCTCCACGGATGGTCCTCTGCCGGCTGGCCCGCGAAGCGCGGATCAACCAACGGCTGCATCGGCTCACGGGTGCGCAAACGTCGTTTGCTCCGCGGACGCCGCTGATCCGAGGGGTCATTGAGCGGCACAGTACACAATCTCCATGTTTGCAGGAGGCAGCGAGATCATGAGCGGTCAACCTTTGTTTTGAGACCCGATCAGCGTGAGCCCGCATTGAATGTGGCCGGAACGCAGGTGACGGTGTTGGCGTCGAACGCGGCAACGCAGAGCTCCGGGATCACCTTGCAGCAGGGGGAGGAAGGAGCAGGCCCACCGCCGCATAGTCACGACTGGGGGGAGATCGGGTTTAGTTCTTGACCTCGCACTTCCTCCGGCCAAGCGAGCAGGAGAGTGTGCAAGTTTAAGAACTGCCCCACCAGCTTCGCTACTCCACGCCCCGGTCAACGCAGTCGTCAGCCTTTCCGCCTCGCATCAGTCTGATATTTCGTATATATTCTCCATATGAGCACAAGTGCTATCACCCGTGACGAGGCGATCCGACGACTTCACACCGTTGAGTCCAAGATTCGGGGCCTTGGTGTACGTCGGCTGGCGCTCTTCGGGTCCGTGCTTCGTAACGAGGCTCGACCCGACAGTGATGTTGATGTGCTTGTCGAGTTCGCTCCGAATGAGAAGACCTTCGATCGCTTCATGGCGCTGGCGGATCTGCTTGAAGACACATTGCAGCAACGGGTTGAAGTGATCACCACGGAGTCACTCTCACCGTTTATCGGGCCACACATCTTGGCCGAGGCAACGGATGTCCTTCGAGCCGCATGACTATCTGCGGCATATTCTCGCGGAAGTCGAGTACCTCCTCGATCAGAGTCGGACGCTCACCTATGAGCGATTTGTAGCCGATCAGACGCTGCGCCGTGCGTTCGTACGCAGCTTGGAAATTATCGGCGAAGCCGTGAAGAACCTGCCTGCTGAGTTCCGGGTATCGCATCCCGAGGTTGCGTGGCGTCCGATGGCTCAGATGCGCGATCGCCTGATCCATAGTTACTTTGGAGTGGATTATCAGCTGGTATGGGATGTGGTGTCCGAGAAACTTCCGGAACTGAAACGTAGCATCCAGCGGATTATTGATTCGCAACAAGCTTAGCCATCAGGTTGAAAGAAAAGTGGAATGGCGAGCCGCTCACTCGAACCGTTGCCCGGCAATGCACACAATCTCCACATTCACATTTGTAGGAGGCACCGAGATCATGAACGCTCAACCCTTAATCTTGAGCCCGGATCAGCATGAGCCCGCCTTGAATGTGGTCGGAATACAGGTGACGGTGTTGGCGTCGAACGCGGCGACGCAAAGCTACGGGATCACCCTGCAGCAGGGCGAAGAGGGAACAGACCCTCCGCCGCATCGCCAGGATTGGAACCATTAGACCTTGTTGCGTGCTGCGCAACATGCTATATCTGGCTTGTGATTCAATCATTCCGACACAAGGGGCTGAGGAAGTTCTTTGAGTCGGGGAGTGCGGCGGGTATCCAACCGCACCACTCCAAGCGCCTGCGCATGCTGTTAGCAGCCTTGGACACGGCGCTGTCCATCGAGGACATGAACGTTCCAGGATTCCGACTACATCCCTTGAAGGGATCGGAGCGCGGTCGATGGTCTGTGTGGATAAATGGAAACTGCCGTTTAACCTTCACGTTCAAAGACGGACATGCCTACGTCTTGGATTATGAGGACTACCACTAATGGCTATGCACAATCCTCCCCATCCCGGCGAGTTCATTATCCAGGTCTATCTGGAGCCGAACAATCTGAGCGGCCGCGAACTGGCTGGGAAGCTCGGTGTAGCTGCTTCCACGCTGAATCGCATTCTGACAGGTACGAGCCGTATCAGTCCTGAAATGGCGCTGCGCCTGTCCAAGGCGCTTGGCCGTTCTCCGGAGAGTTGGTTGGCCATGCAGTACAACCACGATCTCTGGCACGCCAAGCAGCATGTGAAACTTGGCAAGGTCGGGAAAGTCCGGCTGACAGCGGCCTAAGCGGCGCTTCGAGGCGGACGCAGTGAAACGTCGGCTCTGGGCACGCTTTTCCGCCGCTTGGCTGATCGCACTACAGGCGAGGTCATAGAACGCTGCGTCAAGTTCTGATTGCGGTCTAACAATTCATCCAAGCCGATGCCGCTTCATGGTGCCGCTAATCAAGCGTTAGCCATA
Above is a genomic segment from Candidatus Nitrospira nitrificans containing:
- a CDS encoding HigA family addiction module antitoxin; translation: MAMHNPPHPGEFIIQVYLEPNNLSGRELAGKLGVAASTLNRILTGTSRISPEMALRLSKALGRSPESWLAMQYNHDLWHAKQHVKLGKVGKVRLTAA
- a CDS encoding type II toxin-antitoxin system RelE/ParE family toxin; the protein is MIQSFRHKGLRKFFESGSAAGIQPHHSKRLRMLLAALDTALSIEDMNVPGFRLHPLKGSERGRWSVWINGNCRLTFTFKDGHAYVLDYEDYH